A stretch of the Ornithodoros turicata isolate Travis chromosome 4, ASM3712646v1, whole genome shotgun sequence genome encodes the following:
- the LOC135390927 gene encoding uncharacterized protein LOC135390927, whose translation MELYTTNRRVVFIFGGPGSRKGRIVNDLAQGYGFQVVSTEKLILAHFARRISTTSAKRGLIGNMETANQVEQLLRRQPQILTLQLVLEIVMTDLEMKEQTGSTLFLLDLVPNLRSMLQVQTFIKTCDTEMEQFEREWPCLLALNLAIPENKVAENLRSLVAKSPTHLLRDGISDEKDIMKTKRRYEEYAASVREFLRYFDRNHRLATVDVSCGVADLIWARVSEFFFNLGFKPRDALNTVIFFVLRDQDATMYDFKNYRMECVDIADLVTQTPVDLEHLFDALSKYVEKYRAACECFAVRFGDLNMLEMLQYEDDRQIFFLDEKDLDHYIYTGHRGDKSNCAKLRAVCTTENHVCLFPADIDVKACKQMASLYSYARRRTRDGVSGPRPSLVPPS comes from the exons ATGGAGCTCTACACAACAAATAGAAGGGTGGTGTTCATCTTCG GCGGCCCTGGCTCCCGAAAAGGGCGTATTGTGAACGACTTGGCTCAAGGCTACGGTTTCCAAGTGGTCAGCACCGAAAAGCTGATTTTAGCCCACTTTGCTCGAAGGATCAGCACAACTTCAGCCAAGAGGGGACTCATAGGGAACATGGAAACAGCCAACCAAGTAGAACAACTTCTTCGA AGGCAACCTCAGATATTAACTCTGCAGTTGGTGCTAGAGATTGTGATGACAGATCTGGAGATGAAGGAACAGACGGGGTCGACTTTGTTTCTACTCGACCTGGTACCCAACCTGAGATCCATGTTGCAAGTGCAAACTTTCATAAAGACCTGTGATACAGAAATGGAACAGTTTGAGCGGGAG TGGCCATGCTTGCTGGCTCTGAATTTAGCGATTCCAGAGAACAAAGTAGCTGAGAACCTTCGCTCACTCGTTGCCAAGAGTCCGACTCACCTGCTAAGAGACGGAATAAGTGACGAGAAGGATATAATGAAAACAAAA AGACGCTATGAAGAGTATGCAGCAAGTGTACGAGAGTTCCTGCGGTACTTTGACCGGAACCATCGTCTGGCAACAGTGGACGTCTCATGTGGCGTGGCTGACCTCATTTGGGCTCGAGTCTCAGAGTTCTTCTTCAACCTCGGCTTCAAACCTCGCGATGCTCTCAACACCGTGATCTTTTTTGTACTGC GTGACCAAGATGCAACGATGTACGACTTCAAGAACTACCGGATGGAATGCGTCGACATTGCCGACTTAGTGACGCAGACGCCTGTCGACCTG GAGCACCTTTTCGATGCATTGAGCAAGTACGTGGAGAAGTACAGGGCAGCATGCGAGTGCTTCGCAGTTCGTTTTGGAGACTTGAATATGTTGGAAATGCTCCAGTATGAG GACGACCGTCAGATATTCTTTCTCGATGAGAAGGACCTCGACCACTACATCTACACTGGACACCGGGGAGACAAGTCGAACTGTGCCAAACTGAGAGCTGTCTGCACCACAGAAAACCATGTCTGTCTCTTCCCCGCTGACATCGATGTCAAGGCATGCAAACAGATGGCGTCGCTGTACTCCTACGCACGGCGCCGTACACGGGACGGGGTGTCGGGTCCCAGGCCTAGTCTTGTCCCCCCCTCCTGA
- the LOC135390929 gene encoding S-methyl-5'-thioadenosine phosphorylase-like: MPSTVKIGIIGGSGLDDPDILLNRKELNVSTPFGEPSDSIISGQIEGVECFLLQGNCCFTIFTHTHMKTQHLPQRRHGRKHDVMPSNVNYRANIWALKELGCTHIIATTATGSLKEEIAPGHVVFPDQFIDRTTKRASTFYDGAETSPKGVCHISMASPFCDLLREVLISSAKQLGIAAHDKATVVTIEGPRFSSVAESNMFRAWGGHIINMTTVPEVVLAKEAGLLYAAIALSTDYDCWKQDHAHVEVAEVLKTLKENSDKALRIIRRSIPEIKNKDWDHVIGEAKEQLHNAVML, translated from the exons ATGCCTTCAACAGTGAAG attGGCATAATAGGAGGTTCTGGACTGGACGATCCTGACATCCTGTTGAACAGAAAAGAGTTAAACGTCTCGACTCCGTTTGGCGAG CCATCAGACTCCATCATAAGCGGGCAAATAGAAGGCGTGGAATGCTTCCTACTGCAAGGTAACTGCTGCTTCACAatcttcacacacacacacatgaaaacTCAACACTTACCTCAACGCAGGCATGGCCGAAAGCACGACGTCATGCCGAGCAACGTTAATTATCGGGCTAATATTTGGGCCCTAAAAGAGCTGGGATGCACGCACATCATCGCCACCACAGCTACGGGTTCCCTGAAAGAAGAGATTGCTCCGGGGCACGTTGTATTTCCCGACCAGTTTATAGACAG GACAACTAAGCGAGCGAGCACATTCTACGACGGAGCCGAGACATCTCCGAAAGGAGTCTGCCACATTTCGATGGCGTCTCCTTTCTGCGATCTTTTACGTGAG GTACTCATATCGTCGGCGAAGCAGCTGGGAATAGCGGCCCACGACAAGGCAACGGTTGTTACGATCGAGGGGCCACGTTTTTCCAGTGTCGCGGAAAGCAACATGTTTCGTGCATGGGGAGGACACATCATCAACATGACTACAGTGCCAGAG GTGGTCCTTGCTAAAGAGGCTGGACTATTGTACGCAGCCATTGCATTGTCCACGGATTATGACTGCTGGAAGCAAGATCACGCGCAT GTTGAAGTGGCCGAGGTGCTTAAGACTTTGAAGGAGAATTCGGACAAGGCCTTGCGTATCATACGAAGATCCATCCCAGAGATTAAGAATAAGGACTGGGACCACGTAATCGGTGAAGCCAAA GAACAACTGCACAATGCAGTTATGTTGTAA
- the LOC135390928 gene encoding LOW QUALITY PROTEIN: V-type proton ATPase subunit C-like (The sequence of the model RefSeq protein was modified relative to this genomic sequence to represent the inferred CDS: inserted 2 bases in 2 codons): MSEFWLISAPGEKSCQQTWEKLCNATMKQNNVASSYKFHIPDLKVGTLDQLVGLSDEXGKLDTYVESVTRKVASYLGDVLEDQRDKLADNLLANGLELEAYLTRFQWDMAKYPIKQSLKNITEIINKQVSQIDGDLKTRSAAFNNLKTQLQSIERKATGSLLVRSLADLVKKEHFVLGSEYLTTLLVVVPKALYKDWXLKYEKLADMVVPKSSQLVFEDSEHGLFTVTLFEKVKDEFKLHCRENKFVVRDFVYDESALLAGKNEIAKLESDKKKQYGLLVRWLKVNFSEAFMAWIHVKALRLFVESVLRYGLPVNFQGMVLHPHKKMQKRLREVLNQLYSHLDTSIAQGPVDDIPGLNMGQQEYYPYVYFKICIDLADSSSGRL, encoded by the exons ATGTCAGAATTCTGGCTGATATCTGCTCCTGGGGAGAAATCCTGCCAACAGACATGGGAAAAACTGTGCAATGCCACCATGAAGCAGAACAACGTTGCTTCCAGCTACAAGTTCCACATTCCAGATCTCAAG GTGGGCACGCTAGACCAGCTGGTCGGTCTCTCGGACG CTGGAAAACTGGACACCTATGTGGAGAG TGTGACCAGAAAAGTGGCCAGCTACCTGGGCGACGTGCTGGAAGACCAGAGAGACAAATTGGCCGACAACCTCCTCGCCAATGGCC TTGAACTCGAAGCCTATCTAACGCGGTTTCAATGGGACATGGCTAAATACCCGATCAAGCAATCCCTCAAGAACATCACGGAAATCATCAACAAG CAAGTGTCGCAGATAGACGGGGACCTGAAAACAAGATCAGCAGCTTTCAACAACCTCAAGACGCAGTTGCAGTCGATAGAACGGAAAGCGAC GGGGAGTCTCTTGGTCAGAAGCCTGGCAGACCTGGTGAAGAAAGAGCACTTTGTCCTCGGATCCGAGTACCTTACCACTCTCCTTGTGGTTGTACCAAA GGCATTGTATAAGGACT AGTTGAAGTACGAGAAGTTGGCCGACATGGTGGTTCCCAAGTCATCTCA GTTGGTCTTTGAAGACAGTGAGCATGGCCTCTTCACGGTGACGCTCTTCGAGAAAGTCAAGGACGAGTTCAAGCTTCACTGCCGAGAAAACAA GTTTGTGGTCAGAGACTTTGTCTACGATGAAAGTGCCCTCTTGGCTGGGAAGAATGAAATTGCCAAGCTGGAGAGtgacaagaaaaaacaatac GGCCTTCTTGTCCGCTGGCTCAAAGTGAACTTCAGCGAAGCCTTCATGGCCTGGATCCATGTGAAGGCACTTAGGTTGTTTGTTGAATCAGTTCTTAG GTATGGTCTCCCAGTCAACTTCCAAGGCATGGTCCTGCATCCGCACAAGAAAATGCAAAAGCGTCTCCGCGAAGTCCTCAACCAGCTTTACAGTCACCTTGACACGAGCATCGCCCAGGGTCCTGTTGAT GACATTCCTGGCCTCAACATGGGGCAACAAGAGTACTATCCTTACGTCTACTTCAAGATTTGCATCGACCTGGCTGACTCCTCTTCGGGACGTCTGTAG